From a single Nocardioides panacis genomic region:
- a CDS encoding FliI/YscN family ATPase, giving the protein MTALLDDAQMARVRAAAGAKRSGRLTELRGLHLLVRGVDVAIGDVVEVEGNDGVVPAEAVASTPAGTVCLPLGSTHGLRVGARAASTGGPLRVHVGEQLTGRVLDGLGRPIDGGPALTGLPMVSVENAAPHPLERARIDRQVGLGVRALDALVPAGRGQRVGIFAGSGVGKSTLLSMIARGTEAQVSVIALVGERGREVREFLENDLGPEGLARSVVVVSTSDAPPVERLRAAFVATRIAEWFRDTGRDVVLMMDSLTRVAMAQREIGLSAGEPPATRGYPPSVFGILPRLLERAGPGATGSITGLYTVLVEGDDMQDPIGDTARSILDGHIVLSRRLATSGHFPSIDVLESLSRVVTAITTPEQRGDAVTLRRLMAAHRDVRELVEIGAYAAGSSPDADRAIALLPRINDFLRQAVEAPTPAGETWRMLHDLVGGA; this is encoded by the coding sequence ATGACCGCGCTGCTGGACGACGCCCAGATGGCGCGGGTGCGGGCGGCTGCCGGCGCGAAGCGCTCCGGCCGGCTGACCGAGCTGCGCGGCCTGCACCTGCTGGTGCGCGGCGTGGACGTGGCCATCGGCGACGTCGTCGAGGTCGAGGGCAACGACGGCGTCGTGCCCGCCGAGGCCGTCGCCAGCACCCCGGCCGGCACCGTGTGCCTGCCCCTCGGCTCGACCCACGGGCTGCGGGTCGGTGCCCGCGCCGCCTCCACCGGCGGCCCGCTGCGCGTGCACGTCGGCGAGCAGCTCACCGGCCGGGTGCTCGACGGTCTCGGCCGCCCGATCGACGGGGGACCGGCGCTGACCGGCCTCCCGATGGTCTCGGTGGAGAACGCCGCGCCGCACCCGCTCGAGCGCGCCCGGATCGACCGGCAGGTCGGTCTCGGCGTCCGGGCGCTCGACGCGCTCGTGCCCGCCGGCCGCGGCCAGCGCGTCGGCATCTTCGCCGGCTCCGGCGTCGGCAAGTCCACGCTGCTCTCGATGATCGCCCGGGGCACCGAGGCCCAGGTGTCGGTGATCGCCCTGGTGGGGGAGCGCGGCCGTGAGGTCCGCGAGTTCCTCGAGAACGACCTCGGTCCCGAGGGCCTGGCCCGCTCCGTCGTCGTGGTCTCCACCTCGGACGCGCCGCCCGTGGAGCGGCTGCGCGCCGCCTTCGTGGCGACCCGGATCGCCGAGTGGTTCCGCGACACCGGCCGCGACGTCGTGCTGATGATGGACAGCCTCACCCGGGTCGCGATGGCCCAGCGCGAGATCGGGCTGTCCGCGGGCGAGCCGCCGGCCACCCGTGGCTACCCGCCGAGCGTGTTCGGCATCCTGCCGCGGCTCCTCGAGCGCGCCGGCCCCGGCGCGACGGGCAGCATCACCGGCCTGTACACCGTCCTGGTCGAGGGCGACGACATGCAGGACCCGATCGGTGACACGGCCCGCTCGATCCTGGACGGCCACATCGTGCTCTCCCGGCGGCTGGCCACCAGCGGGCACTTCCCGAGCATCGACGTGCTCGAGTCGCTGTCCCGCGTGGTCACCGCGATCACCACCCCCGAGCAGCGCGGCGATGCCGTGACGCTGCGCCGGCTGATGGCCGCGCACCGCGACGTCCGCGAGCTGGTCGAGATCGGGGCGTACGCCGCGGGCAGCTCGCCCGACGCGGACCGGGCGATCGCCCTGCTGCCGCGCATCAACGACTTCCTCCGGCAGGCCGTCGAGGCGCCCACCCCGGCGGGCGAGACCTGGCGGATGCTGCACGACCTGGTGGGTGGAGCATGA
- a CDS encoding flagellar hook-basal body complex protein, whose product MLRSLFSAISGLRANQFMLDVTGNNIANANTVGYKASNVVFQDTLSQMLTGGAAPNANSGGTNPIQVGLGVQVGGVSSNFGQGSAQVTGKATNLMIAGDGFFTVQRNGENLFTRAGAFDFDSVGNLVTPDGDIVQGYAADATGAITASGTPTDISIPDVATENATNPLKSYNIGPDGVITGVFSDGTKRPLFQIALANFANPGGLDKIGDTSFRSSTNSGAIQYGAPATGRRGAITGGQLEMSNVDLAQEFTNLIIAQRGFQATSRVITTSDQVLEELVNIKR is encoded by the coding sequence ATGCTTCGCTCGCTCTTCTCCGCGATCAGCGGCCTCCGCGCCAACCAGTTCATGCTCGACGTCACCGGCAACAACATCGCCAACGCCAACACGGTCGGCTACAAGGCCAGCAACGTGGTGTTCCAGGACACGCTCAGCCAGATGCTCACCGGGGGTGCCGCCCCGAACGCGAACAGCGGCGGTACGAACCCGATCCAGGTCGGGCTCGGCGTGCAGGTCGGCGGGGTCTCCTCGAACTTCGGCCAGGGCTCGGCCCAGGTGACCGGCAAGGCGACCAACCTGATGATCGCCGGCGACGGCTTCTTCACCGTGCAGCGCAACGGCGAGAACCTCTTCACCCGGGCCGGTGCCTTCGACTTCGACTCGGTCGGCAACCTGGTGACCCCGGACGGCGACATCGTCCAGGGCTACGCCGCGGACGCGACCGGCGCGATCACCGCGTCCGGCACGCCGACCGACATCAGCATCCCGGACGTGGCCACCGAGAACGCCACGAACCCGCTGAAGTCCTACAACATCGGCCCGGACGGCGTGATCACCGGCGTGTTCAGCGACGGCACCAAGCGCCCGCTGTTCCAGATCGCGCTGGCCAACTTCGCCAACCCGGGCGGCCTGGACAAGATCGGCGACACCTCGTTCCGGTCCAGCACCAACTCCGGCGCGATCCAGTACGGCGCCCCGGCGACCGGCCGCCGCGGCGCGATCACCGGCGGCCAGCTGGAGATGTCGAACGTCGACCTGGCCCAGGAGTTCACCAACCTGATCATCGCCCAGCGTGGCTTCCAGGCCACCTCGCGCGTGATCACCACCTCGGACCAGGTGCTCGAGGAGCTCGTCAACATCAAGCGCTGA
- a CDS encoding transglycosylase SLT domain-containing protein: MSVADVASRIQQIQGQIALLSPSTTASPASSAAFASALAGATGATGDTTVSADLSGAATTGASTGGQAVVDEAEKYLGVPYVWGGTNPATGLDCSGLVQHVYEKFGVDLPRVSYQQATAGTQVASLAEAQPGDILAFGSPVHHVAIYMGDDKMIEAPRPGKNVQVSPVYETPTHIRRVLPETAAATATGVAGPGTVAGSTPYASLFSGAAQKYGVPATLLAAVAHQESGFDASATSPAGAQGLMQLMPATARGLGVNPLDPAQAVDGAAKLLRGLIGEFGTVDKALAAYNAGPGAVHRYNGIPPYAETRRYVPAVLAYQKVLENA, from the coding sequence ATGAGCGTCGCCGACGTCGCCAGCCGGATCCAGCAGATCCAGGGCCAGATCGCGCTGCTCTCGCCGAGCACCACTGCCAGCCCCGCCTCCAGCGCCGCGTTCGCCAGCGCGCTCGCGGGCGCGACCGGAGCCACCGGCGACACCACCGTGTCGGCCGACCTCTCCGGCGCGGCCACCACAGGCGCCTCGACGGGCGGCCAGGCGGTCGTCGACGAGGCCGAGAAGTACCTCGGCGTGCCCTACGTCTGGGGCGGCACCAACCCGGCGACCGGCCTGGACTGCTCGGGCCTGGTGCAGCACGTCTACGAGAAGTTCGGCGTCGACCTGCCCCGCGTCTCCTACCAGCAGGCCACCGCCGGCACCCAGGTCGCCAGCCTGGCCGAGGCCCAGCCGGGTGACATCCTGGCGTTCGGCAGCCCGGTGCACCACGTCGCGATCTACATGGGCGACGACAAGATGATCGAGGCGCCGCGGCCCGGCAAGAACGTGCAGGTCTCCCCGGTCTACGAGACCCCCACCCACATCCGCCGGGTGCTCCCGGAGACCGCGGCCGCCACGGCGACCGGTGTCGCCGGCCCGGGCACGGTCGCCGGCTCCACGCCGTACGCCTCGCTGTTCTCCGGAGCCGCGCAGAAGTACGGCGTCCCGGCCACCCTGCTCGCCGCGGTGGCGCACCAGGAGTCCGGCTTCGACGCGAGCGCCACCAGCCCGGCCGGTGCGCAGGGCCTGATGCAGCTGATGCCGGCGACCGCCCGCGGTCTCGGCGTCAACCCGCTCGACCCGGCCCAGGCGGTCGACGGGGCCGCCAAGCTGCTGCGCGGGCTGATCGGGGAGTTCGGCACGGTCGACAAGGCGCTGGCCGCCTACAACGCCGGCCCCGGCGCCGTGCACCGCTACAACGGCATCCCGCCCTACGCCGAGACCCGCCGCTACGTGCCCGCAGTCCTCGCCTACCAGAAGGTCCTGGAGAACGCATGA
- a CDS encoding FliH/SctL family protein: MTSTSSEPVVLRDLPVGAVGTADTEHELRDGAWTRFGGTRVLGDRATETTLRGVAERSHHAARAQGFAAGWAEGQRASLARSTASRDEQASLFEEANRRAVARQEAAASALAAAVARCEETTRVLHAELTDRAVDLALEIAAAILGREVRLAADPAGDALRRALVSVPLDVPLVVRLHPEDLAALDPTVLADRPATLVPDARVAAGDAVVETEDGWIDSDVAGALARVRKVLGR; encoded by the coding sequence ATGACGAGTACGTCGTCTGAGCCCGTCGTCCTGCGCGACCTCCCGGTCGGCGCGGTCGGCACGGCGGACACCGAGCACGAGCTGCGCGACGGCGCCTGGACCCGCTTCGGCGGCACCCGGGTGCTGGGGGACCGCGCCACCGAGACCACCCTGCGGGGCGTCGCGGAACGGTCCCACCACGCGGCCCGTGCCCAGGGCTTCGCGGCCGGCTGGGCCGAGGGGCAGCGCGCGTCGCTGGCCCGCAGCACCGCCTCCCGCGACGAGCAGGCCTCCCTGTTCGAGGAGGCCAACCGCCGCGCGGTCGCCCGGCAGGAGGCTGCCGCGTCCGCACTGGCCGCGGCCGTCGCCCGCTGCGAGGAGACCACCCGGGTGCTGCACGCCGAGCTGACCGACCGTGCGGTCGACCTGGCCCTGGAGATCGCTGCGGCGATCCTCGGGCGCGAGGTCCGGCTCGCTGCCGACCCGGCGGGTGACGCCCTGCGCCGCGCGCTCGTGTCGGTGCCCCTCGACGTACCCCTGGTGGTGCGGCTGCACCCCGAGGACCTCGCCGCGCTCGACCCCACGGTCCTCGCCGACCGCCCGGCGACCCTCGTCCCGGACGCCCGCGTCGCCGCGGGCGACGCCGTGGTGGAGACCGAGGACGGCTGGATCGACTCCGACGTCGCCGGGGCCCTCGCCCGTGTGCGGAAGGTGCTCGGACGATGA
- a CDS encoding flagellar hook assembly protein FlgD, translating to MSVSSTEGVGTSYFGTPATTQTSGTGSTGTSTTDVNKDMFLKLMVAQLKNQDPMNPTDSSQFLAQTAQFTSLEKLDSVAQQTGQALTAQMAFGASSLVGRSVTYSDADGVETAGKVDSVRFTATGPVLGVGGAEVALASVVKVQS from the coding sequence ATGAGTGTCTCCTCCACCGAGGGTGTCGGGACGTCGTACTTCGGTACGCCGGCCACCACCCAGACCAGCGGCACCGGCAGCACCGGCACCTCGACGACCGACGTGAACAAGGACATGTTCTTGAAGCTGATGGTCGCCCAGCTGAAGAACCAGGACCCGATGAACCCCACGGACTCCTCGCAGTTCCTGGCCCAGACGGCGCAGTTCACCTCGCTGGAGAAGCTCGACTCGGTCGCCCAGCAGACCGGGCAGGCGCTCACCGCGCAGATGGCCTTCGGCGCCAGCAGCCTGGTCGGCCGCTCGGTCACCTACTCCGACGCGGACGGCGTCGAGACCGCAGGCAAGGTCGACTCCGTCCGCTTCACCGCCACCGGACCCGTTCTCGGAGTCGGCGGTGCCGAGGTAGCCCTCGCCAGCGTCGTCAAGGTCCAGTCCTGA
- a CDS encoding flagellar basal body rod protein FlgC, which produces MALFDMMNIAGSGLSMHQTWLDTLSYNISNVNTARATSGSAFQAQYAIAQSAAGPEGGEGVRVSGIALGDAQGRMVYQPDHPLADANGYIRMPDIDLGSQMSQLIMAQRGFQAQASVLRNAQDVYSSALSIGKQS; this is translated from the coding sequence ATGGCCCTCTTCGACATGATGAACATCGCGGGCAGCGGCCTGTCGATGCACCAGACCTGGCTGGACACGCTCTCCTACAACATCTCCAACGTGAACACCGCCCGCGCGACCAGCGGCTCGGCGTTCCAGGCGCAGTACGCCATCGCGCAGAGCGCGGCCGGCCCCGAGGGCGGCGAGGGCGTGCGCGTCTCCGGCATCGCGCTCGGCGACGCGCAGGGCCGCATGGTCTACCAGCCCGACCACCCGCTCGCCGACGCGAACGGCTACATCCGCATGCCCGACATCGACCTGGGAAGCCAGATGAGCCAGCTGATCATGGCCCAGCGCGGCTTCCAGGCCCAGGCGTCGGTGCTCCGCAACGCGCAGGACGTCTACTCCAGCGCCCTCTCGATCGGCAAGCAGTCATGA
- the fliS gene encoding flagellar export chaperone FliS: MTTTARDTYLGGMTSTASPARLLIMLYDRLVLDLQRAIELGDAGEFLGAGRQLMHAQEIVLELQGSLRIDAWDGAAGLSGIYSWLHSEMVRANVQRDVAATRACLALVEPLADAWREAALAALV; encoded by the coding sequence ATGACCACCACCGCACGTGACACCTACCTCGGCGGCATGACCAGCACGGCCAGCCCGGCCCGGCTGCTGATCATGCTCTACGACCGGCTCGTCCTGGACCTCCAGCGGGCGATCGAGCTCGGTGACGCCGGCGAGTTCCTCGGTGCCGGCCGCCAGCTGATGCACGCCCAGGAGATCGTCCTGGAGCTACAGGGCTCGCTCCGGATCGACGCCTGGGACGGTGCCGCCGGGCTGTCCGGGATCTACTCCTGGCTGCACTCGGAGATGGTGCGGGCGAACGTCCAGCGTGACGTCGCCGCGACCCGGGCCTGCCTCGCCCTCGTCGAGCCCCTCGCCGACGCGTGGCGCGAGGCGGCCCTGGCCGCCCTCGTCTGA
- a CDS encoding flagellar FliJ family protein: protein MSAAADDRALNAVRRVRDSREQDSRFGLQHALNAVRRRQGELREARERRAAAPSFAFGSTAEFVAHLGQLAALAEQEARAAERVEGSRLVADEATRRWQQDRQQVRVVDLLLERRAEVRAAERRRHEAHELDDLATQSWLRNREAVS, encoded by the coding sequence ATGAGCGCCGCCGCCGACGACCGCGCGCTGAACGCCGTGCGCCGGGTCCGCGACTCCCGCGAGCAGGACAGCCGCTTTGGCCTGCAGCACGCGCTGAACGCCGTACGACGGCGGCAGGGCGAGCTGCGCGAGGCCCGGGAGCGCCGCGCCGCCGCACCGTCGTTCGCGTTCGGGTCGACCGCCGAGTTCGTCGCGCACCTCGGCCAGCTGGCCGCGCTCGCGGAGCAGGAGGCCCGGGCCGCGGAGCGCGTCGAGGGCAGCCGCCTGGTCGCCGACGAGGCCACCCGGCGCTGGCAGCAGGACCGGCAGCAGGTGCGGGTCGTGGACCTGCTCCTGGAGCGTCGCGCCGAGGTGCGCGCCGCGGAGCGTCGCCGGCACGAGGCGCACGAGCTCGACGACCTGGCGACCCAGTCCTGGCTCCGGAACCGGGAGGCGGTCTCATGA
- the fliE gene encoding flagellar hook-basal body complex protein FliE yields the protein MSIPAIGAAGFTPMVMPTLPSSSVNSVDAASQAGASSGAAGADFGNLLSKGLENLQGLHQQADTLAVKAATGDLTAIHDYTITATEASVATQLTTAVRNKALEAFQEIMRMSV from the coding sequence ATGAGCATCCCCGCCATCGGCGCCGCCGGGTTCACCCCGATGGTCATGCCCACCCTCCCGTCGTCCTCGGTCAACAGCGTCGACGCGGCCTCGCAGGCCGGCGCCTCGTCCGGTGCGGCCGGGGCCGACTTCGGCAACCTGCTGTCCAAGGGCCTGGAGAACCTCCAGGGCCTGCACCAGCAGGCGGACACGCTGGCCGTCAAGGCGGCGACCGGCGACCTGACCGCGATCCACGACTACACGATCACCGCGACCGAGGCCTCGGTCGCCACCCAGCTCACCACCGCCGTTCGTAACAAGGCCCTCGAGGCCTTCCAGGAGATCATGCGGATGTCCGTCTGA
- the fliG gene encoding flagellar motor switch protein FliG has product MTTTLNEAGVRKAAILLVQLGQDQAAQLLAMLPEAEVEAISAEILELEALEAGETESVLTEFRDLSTARANVLRGGAQFARAVLQESLGHERAESIMTRLAASAQQLPFQYLHRADPRQLLSFISGEHPQVIAVVLAHLPSDKATLVLSGLDPERQADVAHRIAVMDRTSPESLKRLEAALELKMGSVLQPMDISKVGGVDPLIQIINRSDRATERLIVEGLQSLDPELAEEIKSRMFMFEDIVMLENRDLQQVLRQVDGGDLAPAMKGVSDEVRDKITSNMSERAGQTLIEDIDLLGPVRLSQVEEAQQKIILVIRRLEDAGEIVLRRGGDDEYVV; this is encoded by the coding sequence ATGACCACGACCCTGAACGAGGCCGGCGTCCGCAAGGCCGCCATCCTCCTGGTCCAGCTCGGCCAGGACCAGGCCGCCCAGCTGCTGGCGATGCTGCCCGAGGCCGAGGTCGAGGCGATCTCCGCGGAGATCCTCGAGCTCGAGGCCCTCGAGGCGGGCGAGACCGAGAGCGTGCTCACGGAGTTCCGCGACCTCAGCACCGCCCGCGCCAACGTGCTGCGCGGCGGCGCCCAGTTCGCCCGCGCCGTGCTGCAGGAGTCGCTCGGCCACGAGCGGGCCGAGTCGATCATGACCCGGCTCGCGGCGTCAGCCCAGCAGCTCCCGTTCCAGTACCTGCACCGCGCCGACCCGCGCCAGCTGCTGTCCTTCATCTCCGGCGAGCACCCGCAGGTCATCGCGGTCGTGCTCGCGCACCTCCCCAGCGACAAGGCCACGCTGGTGCTGTCCGGCCTCGACCCGGAGCGGCAGGCCGACGTGGCGCACCGCATCGCGGTGATGGACCGGACCTCGCCCGAGAGCCTGAAGCGGCTCGAGGCGGCCCTCGAGCTGAAGATGGGCTCGGTGCTGCAGCCGATGGACATCTCCAAGGTCGGTGGCGTCGACCCGCTCATCCAGATCATCAACCGGTCCGACCGCGCCACGGAGCGGCTCATCGTCGAGGGCCTCCAGTCCCTCGACCCCGAGCTGGCCGAGGAGATCAAGAGCCGGATGTTCATGTTCGAGGACATCGTGATGCTGGAGAACCGCGACCTGCAGCAGGTGCTGCGCCAGGTCGACGGCGGCGACCTCGCCCCGGCGATGAAGGGCGTCTCCGACGAGGTGCGCGACAAGATCACCTCGAACATGTCCGAGCGCGCGGGCCAGACCCTCATCGAGGACATCGACCTGCTCGGCCCGGTGCGGCTGAGCCAGGTCGAGGAGGCCCAGCAGAAGATCATCCTCGTCATCCGTCGCCTCGAGGACGCCGGCGAGATCGTGCTGAGGAGGGGTGGCGATGACGAGTACGTCGTCTGA
- a CDS encoding flagellar FlbD family protein — MISLTRLTGAPFALNPDLVERVDCTPDTVITLVDGTKYLVSESLDDVVDTVLDFRARIIATASAFERNEATTARRSRLTSVPLEPRTV, encoded by the coding sequence ATGATCTCGCTCACCCGTCTCACGGGGGCCCCGTTCGCCCTCAACCCGGATCTGGTGGAGCGCGTCGACTGCACCCCGGACACGGTCATCACCCTCGTCGACGGCACGAAGTACCTCGTGTCCGAGTCGCTCGACGACGTCGTCGACACGGTCCTGGACTTCCGCGCCCGGATCATCGCCACGGCGAGCGCCTTCGAGCGCAACGAGGCCACCACCGCGCGTCGCAGCCGCCTCACCTCCGTCCCGCTCGAGCCGAGGACCGTCTGA
- the flgB gene encoding flagellar basal body rod protein FlgB: protein MLISASDPVGSALHSALDGLAYRQRVTADNIANVDTPGFTASTVDFEDSLRGALADGTMSPGEGLPTTSLSTAQAGANGNNVDLGAETLTAMQATFSYQLLTRAVGDRYGLISTAIGGM, encoded by the coding sequence ATGCTGATTTCCGCTTCCGATCCTGTCGGCTCGGCGTTGCACAGTGCCCTCGACGGCCTGGCGTACCGGCAGCGGGTCACGGCTGACAACATCGCCAACGTCGACACCCCGGGCTTCACCGCCTCGACGGTCGACTTCGAGGACTCCCTGCGCGGGGCGCTCGCCGACGGCACGATGTCCCCGGGCGAGGGCCTGCCGACCACGTCGCTGAGCACGGCCCAGGCCGGCGCCAACGGCAACAACGTGGACCTGGGCGCCGAGACGCTCACCGCGATGCAGGCCACCTTCTCCTACCAGCTGCTGACCCGCGCGGTCGGCGACCGGTACGGCCTGATCAGCACCGCGATCGGGGGCATGTGA
- a CDS encoding flagellar hook-length control protein FliK, giving the protein MTITPLAPAPAAPAPGSTPTSAGRPGSAAAALFGLLVDQHLGTAEGAAPDPAAASATAASAATAPATTPATVPAAGPAGTPLAVPAAVTGAAGDTVEEDADDTAADADGSTPTAPDATASGGLAALAGFPVVALPVLSQTATPTQGGHDEPAGSRSEASGTVDASEPTGATVTSAVGTDPATAVVTGQSSAATPDQAITQTTGAPVVDPSATAPAPSASSAAGVSAAGLTPVVATTTTGGTTATPAPADAATRSAVLDQVLPALPRVVLRGDGTSRLTLKLHPADLGEVHVTVTVRGQEVDVTLAAGARAREALSEGSSRLRGLLEGIGHTTGQVVLRDLPGGSAPVQPAVGQQPAGTGPHAGGQSSGQAGGQGQADDRGQGFGRPAGLDGGPAGREGDSSTHLRPSGTVRHQPSAAAGIDVTI; this is encoded by the coding sequence ATGACGATCACCCCGCTCGCGCCGGCCCCGGCCGCACCGGCCCCGGGCAGCACGCCCACGTCGGCCGGCCGGCCCGGCAGCGCGGCGGCCGCCCTCTTCGGGCTGCTCGTCGACCAGCACCTGGGCACCGCCGAGGGAGCTGCGCCCGACCCGGCGGCCGCCTCCGCCACCGCGGCCAGCGCGGCGACCGCCCCGGCGACCACCCCGGCCACCGTGCCGGCGGCCGGTCCCGCCGGCACCCCCCTCGCCGTCCCGGCCGCCGTCACCGGCGCCGCGGGTGACACGGTCGAGGAGGACGCGGACGACACGGCCGCCGACGCCGACGGATCCACCCCCACAGCTCCCGACGCCACGGCGTCGGGTGGGCTCGCCGCCCTCGCCGGGTTCCCGGTGGTCGCACTCCCGGTCCTCTCCCAGACCGCGACCCCCACCCAGGGCGGGCACGACGAGCCGGCTGGTTCCCGCTCGGAGGCGTCGGGCACCGTCGACGCCTCCGAGCCCACCGGTGCCACCGTCACCTCCGCGGTCGGCACGGACCCGGCGACCGCTGTCGTCACCGGGCAGTCCAGCGCCGCGACCCCCGACCAGGCCATCACCCAGACCACCGGGGCGCCGGTCGTGGACCCGTCCGCCACGGCCCCGGCCCCGTCCGCCTCGTCGGCCGCTGGTGTCTCCGCCGCCGGCCTCACCCCGGTGGTCGCGACCACGACCACGGGCGGGACGACCGCGACGCCGGCCCCGGCGGACGCGGCCACCCGCTCCGCGGTGCTCGACCAGGTGCTCCCCGCCCTCCCGCGCGTCGTGCTCCGCGGCGACGGCACCTCCCGGCTCACGCTGAAGCTGCACCCGGCCGATCTCGGCGAGGTGCACGTCACCGTGACCGTCCGCGGTCAGGAGGTCGACGTCACGCTGGCGGCCGGCGCCCGGGCCCGCGAGGCGCTCAGCGAAGGCTCCTCCCGGCTGCGCGGCCTGCTCGAGGGCATCGGCCACACCACCGGCCAGGTGGTGCTGCGCGACCTGCCCGGCGGCTCCGCCCCGGTCCAGCCGGCCGTCGGGCAGCAGCCCGCGGGCACCGGTCCGCACGCCGGCGGCCAGTCGTCCGGCCAGGCCGGCGGACAGGGCCAGGCCGACGACCGGGGGCAGGGCTTCGGCCGCCCCGCCGGGCTCGACGGCGGCCCCGCCGGCCGCGAGGGCGACTCCTCCACCCACCTGCGTCCGTCCGGGACCGTACGGCACCAGCCGTCGGCCGCGGCCGGCATCGACGTCACGATCTGA
- the fliF gene encoding flagellar basal-body MS-ring/collar protein FliF, producing the protein MRDQIVGRLQSLQRSFAAFTAGQKTIAVIGGLALVLGAVMVFRWASTPTYAPLFTSMAPADASAVVDKLNAAGTPYKLSDGGGTVLVPQADVYSSRIQLSGEGLPSQGSDGYGILDKQSLSTSQFQEQTTYKRAIEGELEKTIEALDSVDAAVVHVAMPQEELFSTDKKPTTASVLVQTHPGVTLGSQQVQAIVHLVASSVEGLDPKQVTVTDAAGTVLSAAGDGIDSVADTRAQQVKAFEDRMSGSVGDVLTRIVGPGNSAVEVTADLNFDKTLTHTTRYFYDPKMKPLTSTTSKEKYKGTGAGSAASGVVGPDGQLAPATSGSGSGSTYDKKATTEDNAIDKTVEQREAAPGNVRSLHVGIVIDTRSLGASTPQDVQALVTSALGINAKRGDTVTVTTMPFDRSQEKAAAAALAAAKAADAKAATTSMIKTGGIAGVIAAALLLAWFRGRKRRKLRDQATTYVVEQLRARNDATVALPPNPSAAELTGAAPHQLRMAARDEIAAMVERQPEEVAQLLRGWLVESDH; encoded by the coding sequence ATGCGCGACCAGATCGTGGGCCGGCTGCAGTCGCTGCAGCGCTCCTTCGCGGCCTTCACCGCCGGCCAGAAGACCATCGCCGTGATCGGCGGCCTCGCCCTCGTGCTCGGCGCCGTCATGGTGTTCCGCTGGGCGTCGACGCCGACCTACGCGCCGCTGTTCACCAGCATGGCGCCCGCCGACGCCTCCGCGGTCGTCGACAAGCTGAACGCCGCGGGCACGCCGTACAAGCTCTCCGACGGCGGCGGCACCGTGCTGGTGCCGCAGGCCGACGTGTACTCCTCGCGCATCCAGCTCAGCGGTGAGGGCCTGCCGAGCCAGGGCTCGGACGGCTACGGGATCCTCGACAAGCAGAGCCTGTCGACCTCGCAGTTCCAGGAGCAGACCACCTACAAGCGGGCCATCGAGGGCGAGCTGGAGAAGACGATCGAGGCGCTCGACTCCGTCGACGCCGCCGTCGTGCACGTCGCGATGCCGCAGGAGGAGCTGTTCTCCACCGACAAGAAGCCGACGACCGCCTCGGTCCTGGTGCAGACGCACCCCGGTGTGACGCTCGGGTCCCAGCAGGTGCAGGCGATCGTGCACCTGGTCGCCTCCAGCGTCGAGGGCCTCGACCCCAAGCAGGTCACCGTGACCGACGCCGCCGGCACGGTGCTCTCCGCCGCCGGTGACGGCATCGACTCGGTCGCCGACACCCGCGCCCAGCAGGTCAAGGCGTTCGAGGACCGCATGTCCGGCTCGGTCGGTGACGTGCTCACCCGCATCGTCGGCCCGGGCAACTCGGCCGTCGAGGTCACCGCCGACCTGAACTTCGACAAGACGCTGACGCACACCACCCGCTACTTCTACGACCCGAAGATGAAGCCGCTGACCAGCACCACCAGCAAGGAGAAGTACAAGGGCACCGGCGCGGGCAGCGCGGCGAGCGGCGTGGTCGGCCCCGACGGGCAGCTCGCCCCCGCGACCTCCGGGTCGGGCAGCGGGTCGACGTACGACAAGAAGGCGACCACCGAGGACAACGCGATCGACAAGACCGTCGAGCAGCGCGAGGCCGCCCCGGGCAACGTCCGCAGCCTGCACGTCGGCATCGTGATCGACACCCGCTCGCTCGGCGCCTCCACCCCGCAGGACGTCCAGGCGCTGGTGACCTCCGCGCTCGGCATCAACGCCAAGCGCGGCGACACCGTCACCGTCACCACGATGCCCTTCGACCGCTCGCAGGAGAAGGCCGCTGCCGCTGCTCTCGCGGCGGCCAAGGCGGCCGACGCCAAGGCCGCGACCACCTCGATGATCAAGACCGGTGGCATCGCCGGCGTCATCGCGGCCGCGCTGCTCCTCGCCTGGTTCCGCGGCCGCAAGCGCCGCAAGCTGCGCGACCAGGCCACGACGTACGTCGTCGAGCAGCTGCGGGCGCGCAACGACGCCACCGTCGCGCTCCCGCCGAACCCGTCCGCCGCCGAGCTGACCGGCGCGGCTCCCCACCAGCTCCGGATGGCCGCCCGCGACGAGATCGCCGCCATGGTGGAGCGCCAGCCCGAGGAGGTCGCGCAGCTCCTGCGCGGCTGGCTCGTCGAGTCGGACCACTGA